The Vicia villosa cultivar HV-30 ecotype Madison, WI unplaced genomic scaffold, Vvil1.0 ctg.000318F_1_1_1, whole genome shotgun sequence genome contains a region encoding:
- the LOC131626680 gene encoding protein MAIN-LIKE 2-like, which yields MGETHRGTRANLATYAVDRFRRRSHAYVEPDERIIPNLQACGFGHIIKVNNNTIDRKFILALQERWRPETHTFHLPIGECTITLEDVYMLLGLPIDGKAVNGSVQHANSMCERVLGRDLVVPTQGSRGQGISLVSLRDYYDELVMMDNFTEEHVWLMTKVYIMLMFGKLLFPESTGNTVNFFYLSKFDSISKIRKYSWGSAVLAMLYQSLCKNAVAEKCTFYGCAFLLQVWGWWRMPTLSPVGRNNYTFPYATRFCGPKLDYSKNPRGSVVLYRDLIDHLRAEDVLSLNFYMIL from the exons atgggtgaaacacacagaggaactaGAGCGAATTTGGCGACCTAT GCTGTTGATCGATTCCGTAGACGTTCTCACGCTTATGTTGAACCCGACGAGAGGATTATTCCGAATCTCCAAGCATGTGGCTTCGGACATATCATAAAAGTTAACAACAACACCATAGACAGAAAATTCATCCTTGCCTTGCAAGAGCGATGGAGGCCTGAAACCCACACGTTTCATCTTCCAATAGGTGAGTGTACTATTACTCTAGAGGATGTTTATATGTTACTTGGTCTGCCCATTGATGGCAAGGCTGTTAATGGATCTGTTCAACATGCTAATTCAATGTGTGAGAGAGTGTTGGGAAGAGATCTAGTTGTGCCTACTCAAGGTTCAAGAGGCCAGGGTATCAGTCTGGTCTCCCTTAGAGATTACTATGATGAACTCGTCATGATGGACAACTTTACTGAGGAGCATGTTTGGTTAATGACTAAGGTTTATATAATGTTGATGTTTGGTAAACTTTTATTCCCGGAGTCGACAGGTAACACTGTCAACTTTTTCTATTTAAGTAAATTTGACAGTATTAGCAAGATTAggaaatatagttgggggtccgccgttttggcgatgttataccagtctctttgtaagaacgcggttgccgagaagtgcaccttctatggatgtgcgttcctcctacaagtatggggttggtggagaaTGCCGACGCTGTCCCCGGTAGGCAGGAACAACTACACGTTCCCTTATGCAACAAG gTTCTGTGGTCCTAAATTGGATTACAGTAAGAATCCGAGGGGGAGTGTTGTTTTATATCGGGACCTAATTGATCACCTCCGAGCTGAAGATGTATTATCCCTAAACTTTTATATGATCCTATAG